One stretch of Pomacea canaliculata isolate SZHN2017 linkage group LG11, ASM307304v1, whole genome shotgun sequence DNA includes these proteins:
- the LOC112574817 gene encoding uncharacterized protein LOC112574817, translating to MAIQWLRCGHHVYVVSTCIQSCAACSMLYHLLLQTVNTQQSAGVSPGQPHLLDYDFSDKKEVEKAVNDLSSVTRRGSTYVIADEAGPIHKKRFGTFCEKLLTRVPRLHLWAANCFHGHAPAGWQVEYLTRPLRSPPTVVREVDKDNIIRKGKSVRKYSKRGVPDHTDGPPVRQTCHEWSHSGDWPFNRPYDCVTCCREVASFLHSLRVGVTENVHTIPTTIASTSNRTTPPCLQWRDVLMLIETSFSTINDDIAIVKELREAGIPVRVMKDDDIEDVATAHSDVVWVTEDKRVRGLERKVVVCVRSSGNYTTNCLYSVSRCTSQLVIVSQF from the exons atggccatacagtggctgcggtgtggtcaccacgtctacgttgttaGTACCTGTATACAGAGttgtgcagcgtgcagcatgttgtatcacctgttgctgcagacagtaaacacacaacagtcagcaggtgtgtcacccggtcagcctcacctcctggaCTATGATTTTAGTGATAAGAAAGaagtggagaaggccgtcaacgacttgtcatcAGTGACAAGAAGAGGGTCCACCTACGTCATCGCCGATGAAGCGGGTCCGATCCACAA GAAACGCTTTGGGACTTTCTGTGAAAAGCTTCTGACACgcgttcctcgtctccatctgtgggcggcaaatTGTTTCCATGGacacgcacccgccggctggcaagtggagtatttaaccagacccctccgctctccaccgactgtcgtcagggaagtcgataAAGACAACATTATTAGGAAAGGGAAGTCTGTCAGAAAGTACAGTAAGCGAGGTGTGCctgaccacacagacggcccgccagtcagacaaACATGTCACGAGTGGTCTCACTCAGGTGACTGGCCATTTAACCGGCCAtatgactgtgtcacgtgctgtcgtgaggtggccagcttcctacacagtctccgtgttggtgttacag AGAATGTTCACACAATACCTACCACCATTGCCTCCACCAGCAACAGAACAACACCGCCgtgcctgcagtggagagacgtgctgatGCTGATTGAAACATCTTTTTCTACAATTAACGACGATATTGCTATTGTGAAGGAACTAagagaagcgggtatcccagtgcgggtgatgaaggatgatgacatcgaggacgtggccacggcccacagtgacgtggtgtgggtgacagaggataaacgtgttcgtggtctggagagaaaagtcgtcgtctgtgtGCGATCCTCTGGCAACTATACAACTAACTGCCTTTACTCggtgtcccgctgtacgtcccAACTTGTGATTGTCAGCCAGTTCTAA